The following are encoded together in the Bradyrhizobium genosp. L genome:
- the leuC gene encoding 3-isopropylmalate dehydratase large subunit, protein MSKPTTLYDKIWNDHLVHEAEDGTCLLYIDRHLVHEVTSPQAFEGLRAAGRKVHAPEKTLAVVDHNIPTTDRSKPNPDPESIEQMRVMAENAKEFGIEYYNEFDKRQGIVHVIGPEQGFTLPGTTIVCGDSHTSTHGAFGALAHGIGTSEVEHVLATQTLIQKKAKNMRAVVDGKLPDGVTGKDIILAIIGEIGTAGGTGYVLEYAGEAIRALSMEGRMTVCNMSIEGGARAGLVAPDQKAFDFLRGRPKSPQGAAWDAAMRYWETLRSDEGAHFDHEIRLDAAKLPPIVTWGTSPEDVISVTGVVPDPDKIADEAKRLSKHRALKYMGLTAGTKITDIKLDRVFIGSCTNGRIEDLRAVAKIAEGKTVNANVNAMIVPGSGIVKEQAEAEGLDKIFIAAGFDWREPGCSMCLAMNPDKLKPEERCASTSNRNFEGRQGFKGRTHLVSPAMAAAAAIAGHFVDVRDWR, encoded by the coding sequence ATGTCCAAACCGACCACGCTGTACGACAAGATCTGGAACGACCATCTGGTGCACGAAGCCGAGGACGGCACCTGCCTGCTCTATATCGACCGCCATCTGGTCCACGAGGTGACCTCGCCGCAGGCGTTCGAAGGCCTGCGCGCCGCCGGCCGCAAGGTGCACGCACCGGAGAAGACGCTCGCCGTGGTCGACCACAACATCCCGACCACCGATCGTTCGAAGCCGAATCCCGACCCTGAAAGCATCGAGCAGATGCGGGTGATGGCGGAGAACGCCAAGGAATTCGGCATCGAGTACTATAACGAGTTCGACAAGCGTCAGGGCATCGTCCACGTCATCGGCCCGGAGCAGGGCTTTACCCTGCCGGGCACCACGATCGTGTGCGGCGACAGCCACACCTCGACGCATGGCGCGTTCGGCGCGCTGGCGCACGGCATCGGCACTTCCGAGGTCGAGCATGTGCTGGCGACGCAGACGCTGATCCAGAAGAAGGCCAAGAACATGCGCGCGGTGGTCGACGGCAAGTTGCCGGACGGCGTCACGGGCAAGGACATCATCCTGGCCATCATCGGCGAGATCGGCACCGCCGGCGGCACCGGCTACGTGCTTGAGTATGCCGGCGAGGCGATCCGTGCGCTCTCGATGGAAGGCCGCATGACGGTCTGCAACATGTCGATCGAAGGCGGCGCGCGCGCCGGCCTGGTCGCGCCGGACCAGAAGGCGTTCGACTTCCTGCGCGGCCGCCCGAAGTCGCCGCAGGGCGCCGCCTGGGACGCCGCGATGCGCTACTGGGAGACGCTGCGTTCCGACGAGGGCGCGCATTTCGACCATGAGATCCGGCTCGACGCGGCCAAGCTGCCCCCGATCGTCACCTGGGGCACCAGCCCCGAGGACGTCATCTCGGTGACCGGCGTCGTGCCCGATCCGGACAAGATCGCGGACGAGGCCAAGCGTCTCTCCAAGCACCGCGCGCTGAAATACATGGGCCTGACCGCGGGCACCAAGATCACCGACATCAAGCTCGACCGCGTCTTCATCGGCTCCTGCACCAATGGCCGTATCGAGGATCTGCGCGCGGTCGCCAAGATCGCCGAGGGCAAGACGGTGAACGCCAACGTCAACGCGATGATCGTGCCGGGCTCGGGCATCGTGAAGGAACAGGCGGAAGCCGAAGGTCTCGACAAGATCTTCATTGCGGCTGGGTTCGACTGGCGTGAGCCGGGCTGCTCGATGTGCCTCGCGATGAATCCGGACAAGCTGAAGCCGGAGGAGCGCTGCGCCTCGACCTCGAACCGCAACTTCGAGGGCCGGCAGGGGTTCAAAGGCCGCACCCATCTGGTGTCGCCCGCGATGGCCGCAGCGGCTGCGATTGCCGGACATTTCGTCGACGTGC
- the rplS gene encoding 50S ribosomal protein L19: protein MNLIQQLEKEQFDKLAATKTIPEFGPGDTVIVNVKVVEGERTRVQAYEGVCIGRNGQGLNESFTVRKISYGEGVERVFPVMSPMIDSIKVVRRGKVRRAKLYYLRSLRGKSARIVEKTEHAKAVNE from the coding sequence ATGAACCTGATTCAGCAGCTCGAAAAAGAGCAGTTCGACAAGCTCGCCGCCACCAAGACCATCCCGGAATTCGGTCCCGGCGATACCGTCATCGTCAACGTGAAGGTGGTCGAAGGCGAACGTACCCGCGTGCAGGCCTATGAAGGCGTCTGTATCGGTCGCAACGGCCAGGGCCTCAACGAGAGCTTCACCGTTCGCAAGATTTCCTACGGCGAGGGCGTCGAGCGCGTCTTCCCGGTAATGTCGCCGATGATCGACTCGATCAAGGTGGTGCGTCGCGGCAAGGTCCGTCGCGCCAAGCTGTATTACCTGCGCAGCCTGCGCGGCAAGTCGGCCCGCATCGTCGAGAAGACCGAGCACGCCAAGGCCGTCAACGAGTAA